The following are encoded together in the Robertmurraya sp. FSL R5-0851 genome:
- a CDS encoding dihydroorotate dehydrogenase electron transfer subunit produces the protein MIRNEECIVLSNQEIAHNIFELTLKGELVQQMNEPGQFVHLKVSDSVDPLLRRPISIAKIDQVNNMFTMIFRAEGTGTKLLGQKKVGDVVDVLGPLGNGFPVEEAASGSTALLVGGGIGVPPLYELSLRLKEKGVNVIHVLGFATKDAVFYEEKFAELGETYIVTVDGTHGEKGFVTDVISAQNLSFETLYTCGPTPMLRALEAAYPEKNVYLSLEERMGCGIGACFACVCRTQDDPTGYTYKKVCTDGPVFKGGEVLI, from the coding sequence ATGATTCGCAATGAGGAATGTATCGTACTTTCCAATCAAGAAATAGCTCACAATATTTTTGAGCTCACCCTTAAGGGTGAGCTCGTCCAACAGATGAATGAACCAGGTCAATTTGTACATCTAAAAGTTAGTGATAGTGTAGATCCACTTTTGCGTAGACCGATTAGTATTGCAAAAATCGACCAAGTAAATAACATGTTTACGATGATTTTCCGGGCAGAAGGAACTGGAACGAAGCTGCTTGGACAGAAAAAAGTCGGAGATGTTGTAGACGTTCTTGGGCCATTAGGAAATGGATTTCCAGTAGAGGAAGCTGCATCTGGATCAACCGCCCTTTTAGTAGGTGGCGGAATTGGTGTGCCTCCACTATATGAATTATCTCTAAGGCTAAAAGAAAAAGGCGTAAATGTCATTCATGTGTTAGGCTTCGCAACAAAAGATGCAGTTTTTTACGAAGAGAAATTTGCCGAATTAGGAGAAACGTATATTGTAACGGTGGATGGAACTCATGGAGAGAAGGGATTTGTAACGGATGTGATCTCCGCACAGAATCTTTCGTTTGAAACATTATACACATGTGGTCCTACCCCGATGTTACGAGCATTAGAGGCTGCGTATCCTGAGAAAAATGTATATCTTTCTCTAGAAGAGCGAATGGGCTGTGGAATTGGAGCTTGCTTTGCATGCGTATGTAGAACACAGGACGATCCTACAGGATATACGTATAAAAAGGTTTGTACGGATGGGCCAGTGTTTAAAGGAGGGGAGGTTCTTATATGA
- a CDS encoding dihydroorotate dehydrogenase: MSQLAVNLPGLQLKNPIMPASGCFGFGREYSQFYDLSTLGSIMIKATTVEPRFGNPTPRVAETTAGMLNAIGLQNPGLKKVINEELAWLDQFDVPIIANVAGSLEEDYIEVAREISNVSNVHALELNISCPNVKTGGIAFGTIPEVAKELTKKVKEVSSVPVYVKLSPNVSNIVEMAKAVEAGGADGLTMINTLIGMRLDLKTGKPVLANNTGGLSGPAIKPVAIRMIYEVSQHVNIPIIGMGGVQSAEDVIEFFYAGASAVAVGTANFVDPLVCPKIIEQLPVLLNELGFDHISECTGR, translated from the coding sequence ATGAGTCAACTAGCAGTGAACCTACCTGGTTTACAATTAAAAAACCCAATTATGCCTGCATCAGGATGCTTTGGATTTGGTAGAGAATATAGTCAGTTTTATGATTTAAGTACATTAGGTTCCATCATGATTAAAGCAACAACAGTAGAACCACGGTTTGGAAATCCAACTCCACGGGTAGCAGAGACAACTGCGGGGATGTTAAATGCGATTGGCTTGCAAAATCCTGGCCTTAAAAAGGTGATTAATGAGGAGCTTGCTTGGTTAGACCAATTTGATGTACCGATCATCGCAAATGTGGCTGGCTCACTTGAAGAGGACTATATTGAGGTTGCACGTGAGATTTCAAATGTAAGTAATGTTCATGCTCTTGAACTGAATATCTCTTGCCCAAATGTAAAAACAGGTGGTATTGCTTTTGGAACGATTCCTGAGGTGGCAAAGGAATTAACGAAAAAAGTGAAAGAAGTGTCCAGTGTACCTGTTTATGTCAAGTTATCACCAAATGTATCGAATATTGTTGAGATGGCCAAGGCGGTTGAAGCAGGCGGTGCGGACGGGTTAACCATGATTAATACTTTAATTGGCATGAGGCTTGATTTGAAGACAGGTAAGCCTGTGCTTGCTAATAATACAGGTGGACTTTCAGGTCCTGCAATTAAACCGGTTGCGATTCGAATGATTTATGAAGTAAGTCAGCACGTAAATATTCCTATTATTGGGATGGGTGGCGTTCAATCGGCAGAAGATGTGATTGAATTTTTTTATGCCGGAGCGAGTGCGGTTGCAGTTGGTACAGCTAATTTTGTGGATCCACTCGTATGTCCGAAAATCATTGAACAACTTCCAGTGTTATTAAATGAACTTGGATTTGATCATATTTCAGAATGTACGGGAAGGTAG
- a CDS encoding DDE-type integrase/transposase/recombinase, translating to MYPQIITYLLTFINYQEQLIRTLLTLLIGKSMFDKPTEQPVNKPYRKLQVDDLPVIEVLEQLDYRVLLSEYQEKNGKALKPVQRRKNAKVSVPKAMNCPKCGAPSDYLYANNGDKGQYQCKVCTELFSEKNRYSKEAILKCPHCSKTLEKIKERKDFHVFKCKNNDCFYYQKKLNGMTSKEKKRFKKDPQAFKLRYIFRQFYIDFQPLSKESPELPAVDLSKIYASPHTLGLILTYHVNYGLSARKTAAIMQDVHGVMISHQTVLNYENSVALLLKPYVDHYPYELSDQFCGDETYIRVNGRWHYLFFFFDAVKKIILSYPVSPNRDTATAIRAIDEVLIKMKEIPENLTFVVDGNPIYLLAQHFFAQHGISFDVKQVIGLTNEDPVSTEYRPLKQIIERLNRTFKGNYRSTHGFGSEHGSISYVTLFTAYFNFLRPHAALEGKVPVVNPELKGLPTMPARWTKLIGLAQQWIVEQRQA from the coding sequence TTGTACCCTCAAATTATAACCTATTTATTAACTTTTATAAACTATCAAGAACAACTCATTCGAACATTGCTTACTTTATTGATTGGTAAAAGCATGTTCGATAAACCTACTGAACAGCCCGTAAATAAACCTTATCGAAAACTTCAAGTGGATGACCTTCCAGTCATTGAAGTTCTAGAACAGCTTGATTATCGAGTTCTTCTTAGTGAATATCAAGAGAAGAACGGGAAAGCTCTCAAACCTGTTCAAAGGCGTAAGAATGCAAAAGTTTCCGTACCTAAAGCCATGAACTGTCCAAAGTGTGGTGCTCCATCGGATTATCTTTATGCCAACAATGGAGATAAAGGTCAGTATCAATGCAAGGTGTGTACAGAACTTTTCAGTGAAAAGAACCGTTACTCTAAGGAGGCCATCCTGAAGTGTCCTCATTGTTCCAAGACTCTCGAGAAAATAAAAGAAAGAAAAGATTTTCACGTGTTTAAGTGCAAGAACAATGACTGTTTTTATTATCAAAAGAAGCTCAATGGGATGACTTCAAAAGAAAAGAAAAGGTTCAAAAAGGACCCTCAAGCATTTAAATTGAGATACATTTTCCGTCAGTTTTATATCGATTTCCAGCCGTTATCCAAGGAATCACCAGAACTGCCGGCCGTGGACTTATCAAAGATTTATGCATCCCCACATACATTAGGATTGATCCTAACCTATCATGTAAACTATGGCCTTTCGGCCCGTAAAACAGCTGCGATTATGCAGGACGTACACGGAGTGATGATTTCACATCAGACTGTATTGAACTACGAAAATAGCGTAGCTTTATTACTTAAACCTTATGTGGATCACTATCCCTATGAACTTTCAGACCAATTCTGCGGTGATGAAACGTATATCAGAGTAAACGGTCGATGGCATTATTTATTTTTCTTTTTTGACGCCGTGAAAAAGATTATTCTTTCGTATCCGGTGTCGCCTAATCGAGACACAGCAACAGCCATTCGAGCAATTGATGAGGTCTTAATCAAGATGAAAGAGATTCCAGAAAATCTGACCTTTGTGGTAGACGGGAATCCAATCTATCTTTTAGCCCAACATTTCTTCGCTCAACATGGGATTTCATTCGATGTGAAGCAGGTCATTGGATTAACCAATGAGGACCCTGTTTCGACCGAATATAGACCACTGAAACAAATAATTGAGAGACTTAACCGCACCTTTAAGGGCAATTATCGCTCCACTCATGGATTCGGCTCTGAACATGGTTCCATTTCATACGTCACCTTATTTACGGCCTACTTTAACTTTTTGCGTCCGCATGCCGCCTTAGAAGGAAAAGTGCCCGTAGTGAATCCAGAACTCAAGGGGCTTCCAACAATGCCAGCACGTTGGACAAAGCTCATTGGATTAGCACAACAATGGATAGTAGAGCAAAGACAAGCCTAA
- the pyrF gene encoding orotidine-5'-phosphate decarboxylase, translating to MKNSLIIALDFPDKNDVYGFLKKFNNEQLFVKVGMELFYKEGPAMVQELKEMGHDIFLDLKLHDIPNTVGRAMRNLASLGCDLVNVHAAGGKEMMMAALEGLEAGTALGAKRPNIIAVTQLTSTSEEQMKGEQLISVSLEQSVLHYAKVTKDAGLDGVVCSSNEVKLIREQLGEQFLTVTPGIRMSSESVGDQKRVATPEFARNAGVSMIVVGRSITRAEDPELAYQLYKNAWEGKVYETKNS from the coding sequence ATGAAAAACTCGCTTATCATCGCGCTTGATTTTCCAGATAAAAATGATGTGTACGGTTTTTTAAAGAAATTTAATAACGAGCAACTATTCGTTAAAGTTGGCATGGAACTTTTTTATAAAGAAGGCCCTGCAATGGTTCAAGAACTAAAGGAAATGGGTCACGATATTTTCTTAGATTTAAAATTGCACGATATTCCAAATACAGTGGGTCGTGCGATGAGAAATCTAGCTAGCCTAGGCTGTGATTTAGTGAATGTTCATGCGGCGGGCGGAAAAGAAATGATGATGGCAGCTCTAGAAGGACTTGAGGCTGGCACGGCTTTAGGTGCGAAAAGACCAAATATCATCGCAGTAACACAGCTAACAAGTACTTCAGAGGAACAAATGAAGGGTGAACAATTAATTTCAGTGAGCCTCGAACAATCCGTTCTTCATTACGCAAAGGTTACAAAGGATGCAGGACTTGATGGTGTGGTTTGCTCCTCAAATGAAGTGAAGCTTATCCGTGAGCAATTAGGTGAACAGTTCTTAACTGTTACACCAGGAATTCGAATGAGTTCGGAATCAGTTGGTGACCAAAAGAGAGTAGCTACCCCTGAGTTTGCTAGGAACGCAGGTGTATCCATGATTGTTGTAGGTCGCTCCATTACAAGAGCCGAAGATCCGGAACTAGCTTATCAACTTTACAAAAACGCCTGGGAGGGAAAAGTATATGAAACAAAAAATAGCTAA
- the pyrE gene encoding orotate phosphoribosyltransferase, whose amino-acid sequence MKQKIANTLLEIGAVSLQPHHPFTWTSGIKSPIYCDNRLTLSFPEARREIAAGLKELILKNFPETEMVAGTATAGIPHAAWVSELLDLPMSYVRSSAKGHGKGNQIEGRVLAGQKVVVVEDLISTGGSVITAVDALREAGCEVLGVVSIFTYELEKGKKLLEEANIKTYSLTDFSTLVDVALAAGSIEEDAVASLRSWSQDPTAWKPVVKA is encoded by the coding sequence ATGAAACAAAAAATAGCTAACACACTTTTAGAAATCGGTGCAGTCTCGTTACAACCCCATCATCCTTTTACTTGGACATCAGGAATTAAATCACCTATTTATTGTGATAACAGACTAACTTTATCTTTTCCTGAAGCAAGAAGAGAGATTGCAGCTGGACTAAAGGAACTTATACTTAAGAACTTCCCTGAGACAGAAATGGTAGCTGGAACAGCAACAGCTGGAATTCCTCATGCGGCATGGGTAAGTGAACTGCTTGATTTACCGATGAGCTATGTCCGTTCATCAGCAAAAGGACATGGCAAAGGAAATCAAATTGAAGGCCGTGTTCTTGCAGGACAAAAGGTAGTAGTAGTGGAAGACTTAATCTCAACAGGTGGAAGTGTAATTACAGCAGTTGATGCATTAAGGGAAGCAGGGTGTGAAGTATTAGGTGTCGTGTCTATCTTTACGTATGAACTGGAAAAAGGGAAGAAGCTGTTAGAGGAAGCTAATATTAAGACATATTCACTAACAGATTTCTCAACATTAGTAGACGTTGCCTTAGCTGCTGGAAGTATCGAAGAGGATGCAGTAGCAAGTCTTCGCAGCTGGAGCCAAGACCCAACCGCTTGGAAACCGGTAGTAAAAGCATAA
- a CDS encoding Rqc2 family fibronectin-binding protein yields MSFDGLFTRAITKELSEALRGGRINKIHQPFKNEIVLVIRAGGKNHKLLLSVHPSYARAQLTTETYENPNEPPMFCMLLRKHLEGYILEDIHQVGLERMIVLDVKGRNELGDLSSKQLIIEIMGRHSNIILIDKTRNMILDSIKHVSYALNSHRAILPGQEYKLPPAQNKINPLEATEEDVLRSLDFNAGKMDKQLVEHFAGLSPLLAREIVHEAGVANRNTMPKAFIRHMEKIHTHQYDPSIMNDQGKEMFYLFPMTHISGEVQSFSKISEMLDRFYFGKAERDRVKQQGNDLERLIVNERDKNKKKIDKLQKTLVDAQNAEEYQLFGELLTANLYAVERGMTSVEVINYYDENAGVVTIPLDPQKSPSDNAQRYFTKYQKAKTARRIVQEQIEKANEEVLYFETLIQQMETASIKDIEEIRQELVEEGYIRDRQKNKSKKQVLAKPVLDQYVSSDGTDILVGKNNKQNDYLTNKVASRDDIWLHTKDIPGSHVVIRSKNPSDSAILEAANIASYFSKARSSSSVPVDFTQVRHVKKPNGAKPGFVIYDNQQTVYVTPDENLIIQLKK; encoded by the coding sequence ATGTCATTTGACGGACTGTTTACGCGTGCTATCACTAAAGAGCTCTCTGAGGCTTTACGTGGTGGGCGTATTAATAAAATTCATCAACCATTTAAAAATGAAATCGTGCTTGTTATTCGTGCAGGGGGAAAGAATCATAAGCTTTTGCTATCTGTCCACCCAAGTTACGCGAGAGCACAATTAACCACAGAGACTTATGAAAATCCAAATGAACCACCCATGTTTTGTATGTTATTAAGAAAGCATTTAGAAGGATACATACTGGAGGATATTCACCAGGTTGGTCTTGAAAGAATGATTGTCTTAGATGTAAAAGGAAGAAACGAGCTCGGTGATCTGTCCAGCAAACAACTTATAATTGAAATCATGGGCCGTCATAGCAATATTATCTTAATTGATAAAACACGAAACATGATTTTAGATAGCATTAAGCACGTTTCCTATGCTCTTAACAGCCATCGTGCGATTCTACCTGGTCAGGAGTATAAACTTCCTCCTGCTCAAAATAAAATTAATCCTCTAGAAGCTACAGAAGAGGATGTGTTAAGGAGCTTAGACTTTAATGCAGGGAAGATGGATAAGCAGCTGGTTGAGCATTTTGCTGGTTTATCTCCATTATTAGCAAGAGAAATCGTCCATGAAGCCGGAGTTGCCAATCGCAATACCATGCCTAAAGCATTTATCCGTCACATGGAAAAAATTCATACCCATCAATATGATCCATCGATTATGAATGACCAAGGAAAAGAAATGTTTTATCTATTTCCGATGACTCATATATCAGGTGAAGTTCAGTCGTTTTCCAAGATTAGTGAAATGCTCGACCGTTTTTATTTTGGGAAAGCCGAAAGAGACCGTGTGAAGCAGCAAGGGAATGACCTGGAACGGTTGATTGTTAATGAACGGGATAAAAACAAGAAGAAAATCGATAAGCTTCAAAAAACGCTAGTAGACGCACAAAATGCGGAGGAATATCAATTATTTGGGGAGTTATTAACAGCCAATCTTTATGCAGTTGAAAGAGGAATGACATCCGTTGAGGTGATTAATTATTATGATGAGAATGCTGGAGTGGTTACCATTCCACTCGATCCTCAGAAATCACCTTCAGACAATGCGCAGCGATACTTTACAAAGTATCAAAAAGCAAAAACAGCACGTAGGATTGTACAAGAACAAATTGAAAAAGCGAACGAAGAAGTGCTGTATTTTGAGACATTAATTCAGCAAATGGAGACCGCTTCTATTAAAGATATTGAGGAAATTCGTCAAGAGTTAGTTGAAGAAGGTTATATTCGAGACCGACAAAAAAATAAATCGAAAAAACAAGTTCTTGCAAAACCTGTGCTCGATCAATATGTGTCCTCTGACGGAACAGACATCCTCGTCGGTAAAAACAATAAGCAAAACGATTATTTAACAAACAAAGTAGCTAGTCGTGACGATATTTGGCTTCATACAAAGGATATTCCTGGATCACATGTTGTTATACGAAGCAAAAACCCTAGTGATTCGGCCATACTAGAAGCAGCCAATATCGCTTCCTACTTTAGTAAAGCACGAAGCTCAAGCTCTGTTCCCGTTGACTTTACACAAGTAAGACATGTAAAGAAACCAAATGGAGCAAAACCCGGTTTCGTCATATATGACAACCAACAAACAGTTTACGTTACACCTGACGAAAACCTTATCATTCAGTTAAAAAAGTAA